The proteins below are encoded in one region of Methanosarcina barkeri 3:
- a CDS encoding 50S ribosomal protein L19e: MSDLANQRRLASKILECGLDRVWLNPEASEEIASAITREDIRGLIEKGTIKAKPVKGISRGRARALAAKRKYGHCKGQGSRKGKKGARTPKKEQWIKKIRALRRRLKELRADGTLDKSVYCRLYRKAKGGEYRSVSHLNSHLGSEKLLKK; the protein is encoded by the coding sequence ATGTCAGATCTGGCCAATCAAAGAAGGTTAGCCTCCAAAATTCTCGAATGCGGACTTGACAGAGTATGGCTTAATCCGGAAGCCTCTGAAGAGATCGCGTCAGCAATTACCAGGGAAGATATTCGCGGGCTCATTGAGAAAGGTACTATTAAGGCCAAGCCGGTTAAAGGAATCAGCAGAGGCCGAGCCAGAGCTCTTGCTGCCAAGCGCAAGTATGGGCACTGTAAAGGTCAAGGTTCAAGAAAAGGTAAGAAAGGAGCCCGTACTCCTAAAAAGGAGCAGTGGATCAAAAAGATCCGGGCGCTTAGAAGAAGGCTCAAGGAACTGCGTGCCGACGGAACACTTGATAAATCCGTGTACTGCAGACTTTACAGAAAAGCAAAAGGCGGCGAATACAGAAGTGTTTCCCACCTGAACTCCCACCTTGGGTCTGAAAAACTGTTAAAGAAATAA
- a CDS encoding 50S ribosomal protein L32e, whose protein sequence is MAEEFKSEDTSVSTLDMDSESRRLFNVRKVQKGKKPQFKRAACHKFKRLDSNWRRPRGSQGKQRRKYVSKGAHAQVGYGSPAAVKSLHPSGYSDVLISSVAELELVDPSYEAIRIASTVGARKRAVILTKAGELGIKILNPGRSE, encoded by the coding sequence ATGGCAGAAGAATTCAAATCAGAAGATACTTCAGTTTCCACCCTTGATATGGACTCTGAATCCAGGCGATTATTCAATGTGAGAAAAGTCCAGAAGGGAAAAAAGCCCCAGTTTAAGAGAGCAGCCTGTCATAAATTTAAGAGGCTTGACAGCAACTGGAGGCGCCCGAGAGGTTCTCAGGGTAAACAGCGTAGAAAATACGTCTCAAAAGGTGCTCATGCGCAGGTGGGATACGGAAGCCCTGCAGCAGTAAAAAGCTTGCACCCATCCGGTTATTCTGATGTGCTTATTTCCAGCGTTGCTGAGCTTGAGCTTGTTGATCCCTCTTATGAGGCTATCAGGATAGCATCGACAGTAGGTGCGAGAAAGAGAGCCGTTATTCTCACAAAAGCTGGAGAGCTTGGTATTAAAATACTGAACCCTGGAAGGAGTGAATAA
- the rnp1 gene encoding ribonuclease P protein component 1 has translation MKSKVEILPSTLIYHELIGLEIQVINSTNSALIGTRGRVIDETKNMLVIENSRSRELKIPKADSEFLFRIPAELSEKGRRSDTFVKIQGNLLLSQPENRIKNIKKLRKWG, from the coding sequence ATGAAATCTAAAGTGGAAATTCTACCTTCGACCCTTATCTATCATGAACTGATAGGGCTCGAAATCCAAGTGATTAATTCCACTAATTCAGCATTGATAGGAACTCGTGGCCGGGTAATTGACGAGACAAAAAATATGTTAGTTATAGAAAACTCAAGGTCGCGGGAACTGAAGATTCCAAAGGCGGATTCGGAATTTCTCTTCCGGATCCCTGCCGAGCTCTCAGAAAAAGGCCGCAGATCCGATACATTCGTTAAAATTCAGGGAAACCTGCTGCTCTCACAACCCGAAAATCGGATCAAGAACATCAAAAAGTTACGCAAATGGGGCTAA
- the rplX gene encoding 50S ribosomal protein L24: MVSKQPRKQRKARYNAPLHIRQKFMGARLSEELSKEYGTRSAAVIAGDTVKVMRGDYKGTEGKVQTVSLQDGTISVDGVISTKVDGTEVPRPIYPSNVMITKLELKDGRRASSIKK, from the coding sequence ATGGTATCCAAACAGCCGAGAAAGCAGAGAAAGGCAAGATATAATGCGCCTCTGCACATCAGACAGAAATTCATGGGTGCAAGGCTCAGCGAAGAGCTCTCCAAGGAGTATGGTACAAGAAGCGCCGCAGTTATCGCGGGTGATACCGTGAAAGTCATGCGCGGAGACTATAAGGGTACTGAAGGAAAGGTCCAGACTGTTTCTCTTCAGGATGGCACAATTTCTGTGGACGGAGTTATTTCCACCAAAGTGGATGGCACCGAAGTCCCAAGACCTATATACCCCTCCAATGTTATGATTACAAAACTGGAACTGAAGGACGGGCGCAGAGCATCAAGCATTAAGAAGTGA
- the rpl6p gene encoding 50S ribosomal protein L6 has protein sequence MVKEIARTIEIPEGISVSFSQDVFTASGPMGTVERKLWYPGIKIDVREGEVVVDAHSSRKEQKAMVGTFTSHIKNLMKGVNEGFECKMTILYAHFPMQVKVDGKTLIIGNFLGEKKPRVAKILGETKVKVSGNEVTVSGINKEDVGQTAANIEQKTKIKRFDPRIFLDGIYIVQKP, from the coding sequence ATGGTTAAGGAAATTGCAAGAACAATAGAGATTCCTGAAGGAATTTCCGTCTCTTTCTCTCAGGATGTGTTTACAGCCAGTGGCCCCATGGGAACTGTAGAAAGAAAACTATGGTACCCTGGAATCAAGATCGACGTCAGGGAAGGCGAAGTAGTGGTGGATGCTCACTCTTCCAGGAAAGAACAGAAAGCCATGGTGGGCACTTTCACTTCCCACATCAAAAACCTGATGAAAGGCGTAAATGAAGGTTTTGAGTGCAAGATGACTATTCTGTACGCTCACTTCCCTATGCAGGTAAAAGTTGATGGGAAGACTCTCATAATCGGAAACTTCCTTGGAGAAAAGAAGCCAAGAGTTGCAAAAATCCTTGGCGAGACAAAGGTTAAGGTATCCGGAAATGAGGTGACTGTTTCCGGAATAAACAAGGAAGATGTCGGGCAAACTGCTGCAAATATTGAACAGAAGACCAAGATCAAGAGATTCGACCCAAGGATTTTCCTGGACGGAATCTACATTGTGCAGAAGCCCTGA
- a CDS encoding 50S ribosomal protein L30, producing the protein MYAIVRLRGQVNVRYTIEDTMKMLRLHKVNHCVLVPENPHFKGMVQKVKDYVAFGKIDAKTLAEILENRGRLEGDTRLTEEYIRENTAYDSILAFAEAVINGETTLKSVPKLKPVFRLHPPRKGHAGIKRTVKQGGELGDHGDDINELLHKMR; encoded by the coding sequence ATGTATGCCATTGTTAGGTTGAGAGGTCAGGTTAATGTCCGGTATACGATTGAAGATACAATGAAGATGCTTCGCCTGCACAAGGTCAACCATTGTGTGCTTGTACCCGAGAATCCTCATTTCAAAGGTATGGTTCAGAAGGTGAAGGACTACGTTGCCTTTGGGAAAATTGATGCAAAGACTCTTGCGGAGATCCTCGAGAACCGTGGAAGACTCGAAGGCGATACTCGCCTGACTGAGGAGTATATCCGGGAAAACACAGCTTATGACTCAATTCTGGCTTTTGCCGAAGCTGTAATTAACGGAGAAACTACCCTTAAGTCGGTTCCCAAACTGAAGCCTGTTTTCAGGCTTCACCCTCCAAGAAAAGGACATGCAGGAATTAAAAGAACCGTGAAGCAGGGCGGCGAGCTCGGAGACCACGGTGATGATATCAATGAGCTCCTGCACAAAATGAGATAA
- a CDS encoding 30S ribosomal protein S4e, producing the protein MTHQKRLSIPKSWKAGKKGYKWVSTTRPGPHSQARSLPLGIIIRDILKLVDNSREGKKILSEGKVLVDGIPRKDLRFPVGLFDVITLPLINETYRMFQDEKGRLALHKLNETNVNKLCRINNKTTLKGGKVQLNLNDGTNILGSNEYGTKDSLILSVPDKQIVKHLQFKVGNLAMVVGGQHSGEIGKITEIREVKSSRHNTVAISGETDFETIEDYVIVIGEDKPEIRLGGEVIE; encoded by the coding sequence GTGACACACCAGAAAAGATTATCAATCCCAAAAAGCTGGAAGGCCGGGAAAAAAGGTTATAAATGGGTCTCCACTACCCGCCCGGGGCCTCACAGTCAGGCACGCAGTCTTCCGCTTGGAATCATAATTCGTGATATTCTCAAGCTTGTGGATAATAGCAGGGAAGGTAAGAAGATCCTCTCGGAAGGCAAAGTTCTTGTAGATGGGATTCCCAGAAAAGACCTAAGGTTCCCTGTAGGGCTTTTTGACGTAATTACACTCCCTCTCATAAATGAAACATATAGAATGTTCCAGGATGAAAAGGGACGTCTGGCTCTTCATAAGTTGAATGAGACAAATGTTAACAAGTTGTGCAGGATCAACAACAAAACTACTCTCAAAGGAGGAAAGGTGCAGCTTAATCTGAACGATGGGACTAACATTCTCGGTTCTAATGAGTACGGCACAAAAGACTCTTTGATTCTCTCAGTGCCTGACAAGCAGATTGTAAAGCACCTGCAGTTCAAGGTCGGCAACCTGGCAATGGTAGTAGGCGGCCAGCACTCTGGAGAAATCGGAAAGATTACGGAAATCAGGGAAGTTAAAAGTTCCAGACACAATACGGTTGCGATTTCCGGGGAAACCGATTTTGAGACAATTGAAGATTACGTGATTGTCATTGGCGAGGACAAGCCGGAAATACGGCTCGGTGGTGAGGTAATTGAGTAA
- a CDS encoding 50S ribosomal protein L5, protein MRTPVVEKVIVHMGVGESGQHLVNAEEILKTITGQGVVRCFAKRTLPAFAIKKSEPIGCKVTLRGQRAQQFLETALGIVDKTLVRSQFDSLGNVSFGIEEHTDFPGMRYDPNIGVFGMDVTVVIKRPGERICKRRIATRKIPTNHRVTVEDAVAFLNESYGVEVM, encoded by the coding sequence ATGCGCACCCCTGTTGTTGAGAAGGTAATTGTCCACATGGGTGTTGGAGAAAGTGGCCAGCATCTCGTAAATGCCGAAGAAATCCTCAAGACTATTACAGGGCAGGGAGTTGTCAGGTGCTTTGCCAAGAGGACTCTTCCGGCTTTTGCGATCAAAAAGAGCGAACCCATAGGCTGCAAAGTGACCCTGAGAGGCCAGAGAGCCCAGCAGTTTCTCGAGACTGCTCTTGGCATCGTCGATAAGACTCTTGTCAGGTCCCAGTTTGACTCCCTTGGAAACGTCTCTTTCGGAATTGAAGAACACACCGATTTTCCGGGCATGAGATATGACCCGAATATCGGGGTTTTCGGAATGGACGTAACAGTTGTTATCAAGCGCCCTGGAGAAAGAATCTGCAAGAGAAGGATTGCAACAAGGAAGATTCCGACTAACCACAGGGTCACAGTTGAGGACGCAGTTGCTTTCCTTAATGAGAGCTATGGCGTGGAGGTCATGTAA
- a CDS encoding 30S ribosomal protein S17: protein MAKDIGLNIPEPSEECDDSYCPFHGTLPVRGQILVGTVVSSKMDNTVVIERQYMKLVPKYQRYEKRRSKVHAHNPPCISAKVGDIVTIAECRRISKTKSYVVVKAEVPK, encoded by the coding sequence ATGGCAAAAGATATTGGATTAAACATACCGGAGCCATCAGAAGAATGTGATGATTCATACTGTCCCTTCCACGGAACGCTTCCAGTAAGAGGTCAAATCCTTGTGGGCACCGTGGTCAGCAGCAAGATGGACAATACGGTAGTTATTGAAAGGCAATACATGAAATTGGTGCCGAAATACCAGAGATACGAGAAGAGACGCTCGAAGGTTCACGCACATAACCCACCCTGCATTTCAGCAAAAGTCGGGGATATCGTTACAATTGCAGAATGCAGGCGTATAAGCAAAACAAAGTCCTATGTGGTAGTTAAAGCGGAGGTGCCCAAATGA
- a CDS encoding 50S ribosomal protein L18 codes for MATGPRYKVPFRRRREGRTNYHLRLKLLLSKQDRVVVRKSARNVQIQLIAPTPEGDITYSSAVSSELAKYGYTGATGNTTAAYLTGLLFGLKSLKKGYEGGILDIGLQASSAGSRVYAALKGVVDSGFEVPCSPEVFPSDERIRGEHIAEYREESSDLPEQFEATKEKIFAEFS; via the coding sequence ATGGCAACAGGACCAAGATATAAGGTTCCTTTTAGACGACGAAGAGAAGGACGCACTAATTACCACCTGCGACTCAAGTTACTGCTCTCAAAGCAGGACCGTGTAGTTGTCAGGAAGAGTGCAAGAAATGTTCAAATCCAGTTAATAGCTCCGACCCCAGAGGGGGATATAACTTATTCCTCAGCCGTTTCGAGTGAGCTTGCTAAGTACGGTTACACAGGGGCTACCGGAAACACAACGGCTGCATATCTTACAGGGCTCCTGTTCGGGCTTAAAAGCTTGAAAAAGGGGTATGAAGGAGGAATTCTGGATATAGGACTTCAGGCTTCCTCTGCAGGCTCCAGGGTCTATGCCGCACTTAAAGGCGTTGTAGATTCGGGTTTCGAAGTCCCTTGCAGCCCTGAAGTTTTCCCTTCGGACGAGAGAATCCGGGGAGAGCATATTGCTGAATACAGAGAAGAGAGCTCAGACCTGCCAGAGCAGTTTGAAGCAACCAAAGAGAAAATCTTTGCTGAGTTTAGTTAA
- a CDS encoding uL15m family ribosomal protein, whose protein sequence is MDTKKFRGSRTCGGGTHKNRRGAGNRGGRGKAGGCKHHFVRAMLRGYSYGKHGFKLPAEISKDPSIVNVGELDELASYLVEEGLAEIKDGAYHINLENLGIEKVLGSGRVTKNLVVTSEEFSASAREKIEAAGGSCIDAE, encoded by the coding sequence ATGGATACAAAGAAGTTCAGAGGATCCAGGACCTGCGGAGGCGGGACTCATAAAAACAGGCGTGGAGCCGGAAACCGCGGAGGCCGTGGAAAAGCAGGAGGCTGTAAGCACCACTTCGTAAGAGCTATGTTGAGAGGATACAGCTACGGAAAGCACGGTTTCAAGTTACCTGCTGAGATTTCCAAAGACCCTTCCATAGTAAATGTGGGAGAACTTGATGAACTTGCTTCTTATCTTGTTGAAGAGGGGCTTGCAGAAATCAAGGACGGTGCATACCACATTAACCTTGAAAATCTCGGAATCGAAAAAGTACTCGGAAGCGGACGTGTTACGAAGAATCTTGTAGTTACTTCTGAAGAATTCTCCGCATCTGCCCGCGAAAAAATTGAAGCCGCTGGCGGAAGTTGCATCGATGCCGAATAA
- a CDS encoding 30S ribosomal protein S5 — translation MAFDEEWVPKTRLGKLVMEGQVASMEEAIRSGLPIREPQIIDMLLPDLEDEVLDINMVQRMTDSGRRVKFRATVIVGNRNGYVGLGQAKDVQVGPAIRKAIDAAKLDITYIRRGCGSWECACGLPHTVPYEVTGKAGSVSVTLIPAPRGLGIAAGNTATKVLEKAGIKDVWTKTFGTTRSTLNFAKATFDALNQVNIMRLPVYCKEEA, via the coding sequence ATGGCATTCGATGAAGAATGGGTTCCAAAAACCAGGCTTGGAAAATTAGTCATGGAAGGACAGGTTGCTTCCATGGAAGAAGCAATCAGATCAGGCCTGCCTATCAGGGAACCCCAGATAATTGATATGCTGCTTCCTGATCTTGAAGACGAGGTACTCGATATTAACATGGTTCAGAGGATGACTGACTCCGGACGCCGTGTGAAATTCAGAGCAACCGTAATCGTAGGAAACAGAAACGGCTATGTAGGGCTCGGGCAGGCAAAGGATGTGCAGGTAGGACCTGCTATCCGTAAGGCAATTGATGCTGCAAAGCTCGACATCACTTACATCCGTAGAGGCTGCGGCTCATGGGAATGTGCCTGTGGTCTGCCTCACACTGTTCCTTATGAAGTTACAGGAAAGGCAGGCAGTGTAAGCGTAACTCTTATTCCGGCACCAAGAGGTCTTGGCATTGCTGCAGGAAATACTGCAACCAAAGTGCTGGAAAAAGCCGGAATTAAAGACGTATGGACCAAGACCTTCGGGACTACACGGTCTACCCTCAACTTCGCAAAGGCAACCTTCGATGCTCTTAACCAGGTCAACATCATGAGGCTGCCAGTGTACTGTAAGGAGGAAGCCTGA
- the rpmC gene encoding 50S ribosomal protein L29 gives MAILRSREIRDMSLDERADELETLNSELVRERALTSAGGAPENPGRIGEIRRTIARIKTIQHELNEI, from the coding sequence ATGGCAATCCTCAGATCCAGAGAAATCCGGGACATGTCACTTGACGAACGGGCTGACGAACTCGAGACTCTTAATAGTGAACTGGTCAGGGAACGTGCTCTTACTTCCGCAGGCGGAGCTCCTGAAAATCCGGGAAGAATCGGAGAAATCAGGAGAACAATTGCCCGGATAAAGACAATTCAGCATGAGCTAAATGAAATCTAA
- a CDS encoding 30S ribosomal protein S14, translated as MAENINKSGRGVNVCKRCGRKQGLVRKYDIYLCRHCFREIAHEMGFEKYS; from the coding sequence ATGGCAGAGAATATAAATAAGTCCGGAAGAGGAGTAAACGTGTGCAAGCGGTGCGGAAGAAAGCAGGGACTTGTCCGTAAATACGACATTTACCTCTGCAGGCACTGTTTCAGGGAGATTGCCCACGAGATGGGTTTTGAGAAGTATTCATAA
- a CDS encoding 30S ribosomal protein S8: MVLLDPLANALSTIKNAEAIGKSTCIIRPASKNIGNVLKVMQDLGYVGEFELIDDGKAGIYSVTLVGRVNKCGAIKPRYSVGTDSFERWEKQFLPAKNFGALIITTSSGVMSQYEAREKKIGGQLLAYVY, encoded by the coding sequence ATGGTATTACTTGATCCTCTTGCAAACGCCCTTTCCACAATTAAGAATGCCGAAGCTATTGGGAAAAGTACCTGTATTATCAGGCCTGCCTCAAAAAACATTGGCAATGTGTTGAAGGTTATGCAAGATCTCGGCTACGTTGGAGAATTCGAGCTTATCGATGACGGAAAAGCCGGAATCTACAGTGTCACTCTTGTAGGAAGAGTCAACAAATGCGGTGCAATCAAGCCGCGGTATTCAGTAGGGACTGACAGCTTTGAACGCTGGGAAAAACAGTTCCTGCCTGCAAAGAACTTTGGCGCCCTTATAATAACTACTTCAAGCGGAGTTATGTCCCAGTACGAAGCCCGTGAGAAGAAGATTGGTGGGCAACTTCTTGCTTATGTGTACTGA
- the rpl14p gene encoding 50S ribosomal protein L14, which translates to MKGIRSNIPRALNAGAKIPCVDNTGAKVVEIISVKKYRGVKNRMPCAGIGDMCVVSVKKGTPEMRKQVLLAVVVRQKQEFRRPDGLRVSFEDNAMVITDEDGIPKGTDIKGPVAREVAERFPKIGTTASIIV; encoded by the coding sequence ATGAAAGGCATACGCTCCAACATCCCAAGGGCTCTCAATGCAGGCGCCAAGATTCCTTGTGTGGACAACACCGGAGCCAAGGTCGTTGAGATTATTTCTGTCAAGAAGTATAGAGGGGTAAAGAACAGAATGCCCTGCGCAGGAATTGGAGACATGTGCGTTGTCTCGGTAAAAAAAGGCACACCCGAAATGAGGAAGCAGGTTCTCCTTGCAGTAGTGGTTCGCCAGAAACAGGAATTCCGCCGTCCTGATGGGCTGCGTGTGTCCTTTGAGGACAATGCCATGGTAATCACGGATGAAGATGGGATTCCCAAAGGCACGGACATAAAAGGTCCTGTAGCAAGAGAAGTAGCTGAGAGGTTCCCCAAAATCGGGACCACAGCATCTATCATTGTCTGA